Proteins encoded within one genomic window of Glycine soja cultivar W05 chromosome 1, ASM419377v2, whole genome shotgun sequence:
- the LOC114423077 gene encoding haloacid dehalogenase-like hydrolase domain-containing protein Sgpp isoform X3, with protein MTVSSENGVSSGQSSLTGLAPLEAVLFDIDGTLCDSDPLHYYAFREMLLEIGFNGGVPISEEFFIDTVAGKHNDDIALVLFPGDLERGLKFVDDKEAMFRRLAAEQLKPLNGLDKVRKWIENHGLKRAAVTNAPRANAELMISILGLSDFFDAVIIGGECEHAKPHPDPYLKGLEALKASKDHTFVFEDSVSGIKAGVAAGMPVIGLATRNPENLLMEAKPAFLIKDYEDPKLWAALEELDKATSARSV; from the exons ATGACAGTTTCTTCTGAGAATGGCGTCTCAAG CGGCCAGAGTTCTCTCACCGGTCTTGCTCCACTTGAAGCTGTGCTCTTTGATATAGATGGAACACTTTGTGATTCTGATCCGCTCCACTATTATGCCTTCCGTGAAATGCTTCTAGAG ATTGGTTTTAATGGAGGTGTTCCTATATCAGAGGAATTCTTTATTGACACTGTTGCTGGCAAACACAATGATGATATAGCCTTGGTTCTCTTTCCTGGTGATCTGGAACGAGGTTTAAAGTTTGTGGATGATAAGGAAGCCATGTTCCGGAG ATTGGCCGCTGAGCAACTGAAGCCTTTGAATGGTCTTGATAAAGTGAGGAAATGGATTGAAAATCATGGGCTGAAGAGAGCTGCAGTTACCAATGCTCCAAGAGCAAATGCAGAACTCATGATCTCAATACTTGGTCTCTCAGATTTCTTCGACGCTGTTATTATTGGTGGTGAATGTGAACATGCCAAGCCTCATCCAGACCCCTACCTGAAAGGTCTCGAAGCTCTGAAGGCATCAAAGGACCACACATTTGTATTTGAG GATTCTGTTTCAGGGATCAAAGCTGGAGTTGCAGCTGGGATGCCTGTTATTGGTTTAGCTACTCGAAACCCAGAAAATTTATTGATGGAAGCAAAACCTGCCTTTCTGATTAAGGATTATGAGGATCCAAAATTGTGGGCAGCTTTGGAAGAACTTGACAAGGCTACCAGTGCTCGTTCAGTTTGA
- the LOC114423077 gene encoding haloacid dehalogenase-like hydrolase domain-containing protein Sgpp isoform X1: MIYVLNKKDSCGDTLLRHINHLCALRYGLCFCGQSSLTGLAPLEAVLFDIDGTLCDSDPLHYYAFREMLLEIGFNGGVPISEEFFIDTVAGKHNDDIALVLFPGDLERGLKFVDDKEAMFRRLAAEQLKPLNGLDKVRKWIENHGLKRAAVTNAPRANAELMISILGLSDFFDAVIIGGECEHAKPHPDPYLKGLEALKASKDHTFVFEDSVSGIKAGVAAGMPVIGLATRNPENLLMEAKPAFLIKDYEDPKLWAALEELDKATSARSV; the protein is encoded by the exons ATGATctatgttttaaataaaaaggacTCTTGCGGGGACACGTTACTTAGACATATAAACCATTTATGTGCCTTACGCTATGGCTTATGCTTTTG CGGCCAGAGTTCTCTCACCGGTCTTGCTCCACTTGAAGCTGTGCTCTTTGATATAGATGGAACACTTTGTGATTCTGATCCGCTCCACTATTATGCCTTCCGTGAAATGCTTCTAGAG ATTGGTTTTAATGGAGGTGTTCCTATATCAGAGGAATTCTTTATTGACACTGTTGCTGGCAAACACAATGATGATATAGCCTTGGTTCTCTTTCCTGGTGATCTGGAACGAGGTTTAAAGTTTGTGGATGATAAGGAAGCCATGTTCCGGAG ATTGGCCGCTGAGCAACTGAAGCCTTTGAATGGTCTTGATAAAGTGAGGAAATGGATTGAAAATCATGGGCTGAAGAGAGCTGCAGTTACCAATGCTCCAAGAGCAAATGCAGAACTCATGATCTCAATACTTGGTCTCTCAGATTTCTTCGACGCTGTTATTATTGGTGGTGAATGTGAACATGCCAAGCCTCATCCAGACCCCTACCTGAAAGGTCTCGAAGCTCTGAAGGCATCAAAGGACCACACATTTGTATTTGAG GATTCTGTTTCAGGGATCAAAGCTGGAGTTGCAGCTGGGATGCCTGTTATTGGTTTAGCTACTCGAAACCCAGAAAATTTATTGATGGAAGCAAAACCTGCCTTTCTGATTAAGGATTATGAGGATCCAAAATTGTGGGCAGCTTTGGAAGAACTTGACAAGGCTACCAGTGCTCGTTCAGTTTGA
- the LOC114423077 gene encoding haloacid dehalogenase-like hydrolase domain-containing protein Sgpp isoform X2, which translates to MDQSFLTNINICGQSSLTGLAPLEAVLFDIDGTLCDSDPLHYYAFREMLLEIGFNGGVPISEEFFIDTVAGKHNDDIALVLFPGDLERGLKFVDDKEAMFRRLAAEQLKPLNGLDKVRKWIENHGLKRAAVTNAPRANAELMISILGLSDFFDAVIIGGECEHAKPHPDPYLKGLEALKASKDHTFVFEDSVSGIKAGVAAGMPVIGLATRNPENLLMEAKPAFLIKDYEDPKLWAALEELDKATSARSV; encoded by the exons ATGGATCAATCCTTTCTTACGAATATAAATATTTG CGGCCAGAGTTCTCTCACCGGTCTTGCTCCACTTGAAGCTGTGCTCTTTGATATAGATGGAACACTTTGTGATTCTGATCCGCTCCACTATTATGCCTTCCGTGAAATGCTTCTAGAG ATTGGTTTTAATGGAGGTGTTCCTATATCAGAGGAATTCTTTATTGACACTGTTGCTGGCAAACACAATGATGATATAGCCTTGGTTCTCTTTCCTGGTGATCTGGAACGAGGTTTAAAGTTTGTGGATGATAAGGAAGCCATGTTCCGGAG ATTGGCCGCTGAGCAACTGAAGCCTTTGAATGGTCTTGATAAAGTGAGGAAATGGATTGAAAATCATGGGCTGAAGAGAGCTGCAGTTACCAATGCTCCAAGAGCAAATGCAGAACTCATGATCTCAATACTTGGTCTCTCAGATTTCTTCGACGCTGTTATTATTGGTGGTGAATGTGAACATGCCAAGCCTCATCCAGACCCCTACCTGAAAGGTCTCGAAGCTCTGAAGGCATCAAAGGACCACACATTTGTATTTGAG GATTCTGTTTCAGGGATCAAAGCTGGAGTTGCAGCTGGGATGCCTGTTATTGGTTTAGCTACTCGAAACCCAGAAAATTTATTGATGGAAGCAAAACCTGCCTTTCTGATTAAGGATTATGAGGATCCAAAATTGTGGGCAGCTTTGGAAGAACTTGACAAGGCTACCAGTGCTCGTTCAGTTTGA
- the LOC114423099 gene encoding expansin-like B1 → MALYLFCLLLAITFIFMQTLADTSCTDCFIHSRAAYYPNSEEHGTDVGACGFGSFGATVNGGDVSAASSLYRNGVGCGACYQVRCTNSVYCSENGVTAVITDQGSSDNTDFILSKHAFSRMAQTTDAAASLLALGVVDIEYRRVACSYPDKNITIKIDESSNNPYYLAFVIWYQQGRRDITAVQLCETQNFVCQLLDRSHGAVWTTTSPPSGPLSLRMLFSDEEEGEETWVVPVNNIPGDWKAGETYDSGVQVNQ, encoded by the exons ATGGCGCTTTATCTTTTCTGTCTTCTTCTTGCTATCACCTTCATTTTCATGCAAACTCTGGCAGATACTTCATGCACTGATTGTTTCATTCATTCTCGGGCAGCTTATTATCCAAATTCTGAAGAACACGGAACAGATG TTGGTGCATGTGGGTTTGGTTCCTTTGGTGCTACAGTCAATGGTGGAGATGTATCAGCTGCATCTTCTCTTTATCGAAATGGTGTTGGTTGTGGTGCCTGTTACCAG GTGAGGTGTACCAACAGTGTATATTGCTCAGAAAATGGTGTGACTGCAGTTATAACCGACCAAGGTTCAAGTGATAACACTGATTTCATTCTTAGCAAACATGCCTTTAGCCGGATGGCTCAAACCACTGATGCAGCTGCTTCTCTATTAGCCCTTGGCGTGGTTGATATTGAATATAGACG TGTTGCATGCAGCTACCCAGATAAAAACATAACAATCAAGATAGATGAGAGCAGCAACAACCCATATTACTTGGCTTTTGTCATTTGGTATCAACAAGGAAGGAGAGACATAACTGCTGTGCAGCTCTGTGAG ACTCAAAACTTTGTGTGCCAGTTACTGGATAGGAGCCATGGGGCAGTGTGGACTACTACCTCTCCACCGAGTGGACCCTTGTCTTTAAGGATGTTATTTAGTGATGAAGAAGAGGGAGAAGAAACATGGGTTGTTCCTGTTAATAACATACCCGGAGACTGGAAGGCTGGTGAAACATACGATTCAGGGGTACAAGTGAACCAATAG